Proteins from a single region of Lelliottia sp. JS-SCA-14:
- the fliE gene encoding flagellar hook-basal body complex protein FliE, which produces MAIQGIEGVISQLQATAMTARNQDVSADTQSTVSFAGQLHAALDRISDTQNAARAEAEKFTLGEPGVALNDVMTDLQKSSVSLQMGIQVRNKLVTAYQEVMNMQV; this is translated from the coding sequence ATGGCAATACAAGGCATTGAAGGGGTGATCAGCCAGCTGCAGGCAACGGCGATGACGGCCCGTAATCAGGACGTTTCGGCGGACACGCAATCGACGGTCAGCTTTGCAGGACAACTGCACGCCGCGCTCGATCGCATCAGCGACACGCAAAACGCTGCGCGCGCGGAGGCAGAGAAGTTTACCCTCGGCGAACCCGGTGTGGCGCTGAACGATGTGATGACCGATTTGCAAAAATCATCGGTTTCTCTGCAGATGGGGATTCAGGTGCGTAATAAGCTGGTGACGGCTTATCAGGAAGTGATGAACATGCAGGTGTAG